The Aethina tumida isolate Nest 87 chromosome 6, icAetTumi1.1, whole genome shotgun sequence nucleotide sequence ataaataaaatcagcaACAACGcaacattttaatactttattatgTACATTTTACATTGAAATACCTACAACAGAATTAAATTACAGTGCACCTAAAAAATTAGCGGTACAAATGATCAGCATGAATATTAGCGGCAATCTCAGACTCCCACTTGTCCCCGTTCTCCAGCAGCTTCTCCTTGTTGTACAGCAGCTCCTCGTGCGTCTCGGTGGAGAACTCAAAGTTGGGTCCCTCGACGATGGCGTCGACCGGACAGGCCTCCTGGCAGAAGCCGCAGTAGATGCACTTGGTCATATCGATGTCGTAGCGGGTGGTACGACGTGATCCGTCAGCCCGTTCTTCCGCCTCGATGGTGATGGCCTGCGCAGGGCAGATGGCCTCGCACAGCTTGCAGGCGATGCAACGCTCCTCGCCGGAGGGGTAACGTCTGAGGGCGTGCTCGCCTCGGAAACGGGGGCTCAGGGGACCCTTTTCGAAGGGGTAGTTTATGGTGGCCGGTTCTTTGAAGATATGCGCGAGCGTGACGCCGAAACCACGTACCAGTTCGGTGAAGAACATCGTCTGGGCTGCCCTgtcttcaaaaattcaaatggtgttttagtttaattgtaGTGTGTAGAAATGATTCTCTCAAAGTAGATAAATCAGATTTATACTTCCCTCCCACAGTTTAAATAAGAAGtttcaatattacataattattttatgtaaaagacAAAGCCTTAAATTGGATTTCTGTGCCTAAATTTGTACAGGGtgcttaattaaacaatttcttttaatgttATGCATTATTTTCTTTGACGGACTAAATCTTATATAAGATTTAGTCTGTCAAAGTCTTAGTTTACACTGAGtgttgaattgttaattacaaaCGACTTTGTCATTCCCCAAATGATACCCCAGTGCAGCGGAACATGTTTGTGTGTACGTACCAGTTATATCTTTCATGTTCATGCATGGTTCCTGGTCGTTGACATAAACATATCCATCCTTAGGTGGACTGCCAAGGAATCTTTGTTGCACAGTCTGAACATTCGGCCTGAACACCTTGGAACCTAAAATACATAATGTTTTTAGGTTaagtgttcaaatttttaaataactcatTCGTCAGCACTGTCTAATTCGTAATTAAGTCTGGCATTACCGTTTTTGGCCAAGGAGAAGATTTTCAAAGCCGCGTTGCTCATTTTTCgacttttttaaacaatttgtgtCAAAATAATGACATAACCACCGGGAGAGTGGTGACCTCTCTGTGACAATAAGCGAAACTACACCaaagtcactgaaataaaaactgtttacataaaaaatttgcgTGTCTCCATCTGTTGACAAACTTAAAGGTGACAGATTTGGACCAATCAGAAGGAGCCATGTTACATGTCAAAAGTGacgtttgtttataaataacggGACAGTCGATTAGTTTGCGGCATTCAAATTTGCTGGATTGGTGACAGAAAGTGATGATGTTGCAAAGCCGGTTGATAATCTGCGGcgttatacttttaaatttgttcaaatttaattgcgCCTGCAAAGGCTGCATCGACTTGGACGAGTACAACTTCGATAAAGTTTTATCCAAATTCAAGGTGGTTTTGGTCAAGTTCGACGTCGCATATCCTTACGGCGAAAAGCACGATGTATTCAGCGAGGTTTCCAAGGATATACGCGACATACCCGATCTAATATTCGCCCAGGTGGGTATCAAGGATTATGGGGAAAAGGACAATGAGGAATTGGGCAAAAGATACGGTGTTAACAGCAAGGATGACCTGCCAACACTCAGACTCTTTGTACAAGGCAAAGATGAACCTTTTACCATGTCTGAAGACTCTGAATGGAGCCAGGAACATATCAAAACTTTCATCAGAGACAACACTGACTTGTATATTGGACTAACTGGTTGTCTAGAGGAGTTCGACAAGCTGGCTGTCAAATTTGCCTCTTCCGACGACAAACAATCTGTGCTCAAAGAAGCTGAGGATCTTGCCACTAAACTACAATCCAAGGTAAACATTTAGTTAACAAATTACGTTTATATTAATGATACTTTTACAGAGGGACCAAGTAACTGCAAACATCTACACAAAATTCATGTCGAAAATCATCGAAAAAGGATCGTTCGTCAATCAGGAACTGGCCAGATTGAATAAATTGCTCAAACAAGGCaaattaaatgagaaaaagAAGACTGAACTGTCTAATAAGATTAACATTCTAAAATCATTTCGCCCCCCTAAAACAGAACTCTGAAACATGCACATTTGCACCTTAGTTGTTTTTGTTGTGATTGTTTGTCAAGCACTTGCATTTTATTGCTAGTTTTTGggtattactattttttaagttttaggtggtttaataaattgcctttgtaaggttgttttatttacctttactctattgtacaaataattaatacatttttcaacGAAGCAGTTTGTATTTGGCTCTTTCCTTTAATCTACATACAATTGTAAAACCAATAAGATCaacttgttttataaaaacagttatttaatacacttagtaataataaaattaatagaaacacacacaaattacataaattatatggcAGGTCAATATAACCCAAATATGAATGAGTatcttcataaattatataaataaacattttttaacaacacaacaaaaatatacctATCTAATATTTACTCCCGTTTGCTCTTGTGATGCCTGTTGGGCTTGTTAGCCATTCTCAATTCCTTCTTGCACCCTTCATACAAATTGTTCATGTCAAAagcattaataatgttttgctCTGAGaaca carries:
- the LOC109606351 gene encoding NADH-ubiquinone oxidoreductase subunit 8-like, which produces MSNAALKIFSLAKNGSKVFRPNVQTVQQRFLGSPPKDGYVYVNDQEPCMNMKDITDRAAQTMFFTELVRGFGVTLAHIFKEPATINYPFEKGPLSPRFRGEHALRRYPSGEERCIACKLCEAICPAQAITIEAEERADGSRRTTRYDIDMTKCIYCGFCQEACPVDAIVEGPNFEFSTETHEELLYNKEKLLENGDKWESEIAANIHADHLYR
- the LOC109606888 gene encoding protein windbeutel: MMLQSRLIICGVILLNLFKFNCACKGCIDLDEYNFDKVLSKFKVVLVKFDVAYPYGEKHDVFSEVSKDIRDIPDLIFAQVGIKDYGEKDNEELGKRYGVNSKDDLPTLRLFVQGKDEPFTMSEDSEWSQEHIKTFIRDNTDLYIGLTGCLEEFDKLAVKFASSDDKQSVLKEAEDLATKLQSKRDQVTANIYTKFMSKIIEKGSFVNQELARLNKLLKQGKLNEKKKTELSNKINILKSFRPPKTEL